One stretch of Verrucomicrobiota bacterium DNA includes these proteins:
- the thiD gene encoding bifunctional hydroxymethylpyrimidine kinase/phosphomethylpyrimidine kinase, producing the protein MKKKCSCALTIAGSDSGGGAGIQADLKTFASLGVHGASAITCITAQTPRGVRAIQSCKPAIVLGQLEEVFEELRPAAVKTGMLFSTEIIRVVVAFFERGHRPPLIVDPVMVATSGARLLKPSAVRILQRELLPLATLATPNVDEAEILTGRKIKSVEDLRAAAKGIKKRYGCAALVKGGHLGGVREAVDIYYDGKQELLLTSTFIRGLHLHGTGCTYSAAIAGYLALGCELSESVRRAKQYITQAIAQSVTVAGHTALNSFWKGNAR; encoded by the coding sequence ATGAAAAAAAAGTGTTCTTGCGCGCTCACCATCGCTGGCTCGGACAGCGGCGGCGGGGCCGGGATTCAGGCGGACTTGAAAACGTTCGCGTCGCTGGGCGTTCACGGAGCGAGCGCCATCACCTGCATCACCGCGCAAACTCCGCGTGGTGTCCGTGCCATCCAGTCCTGCAAACCGGCAATCGTGCTCGGCCAGCTCGAAGAGGTGTTTGAGGAACTGCGCCCGGCGGCGGTCAAGACCGGCATGTTGTTTTCCACGGAAATCATCCGGGTGGTCGTCGCATTTTTCGAACGCGGTCACCGACCGCCGCTGATCGTTGATCCCGTAATGGTGGCCACCAGCGGAGCGCGCCTGCTCAAACCGTCCGCCGTGAGGATTTTGCAACGGGAGTTGCTGCCGCTGGCAACCCTGGCGACCCCCAACGTGGATGAAGCGGAGATTCTGACTGGCCGGAAAATCAAGTCGGTCGAGGATCTGCGCGCAGCGGCGAAGGGAATCAAGAAACGTTACGGTTGCGCGGCGTTGGTCAAGGGCGGTCATCTGGGTGGGGTGCGAGAAGCCGTGGACATTTATTATGACGGAAAGCAAGAGTTGCTTCTGACCTCGACGTTCATTCGCGGCCTCCACCTGCACGGTACGGGCTGCACGTACTCGGCGGCGATTGCCGGGTATCTGGCGCTTGGTTGCGAACTGTCCGAATCCGTGAGAAGGGCCAAGCAATACATCACGCAAGCCATCGCTCAAAGTGTTACGGTAGCTGGACACACTGCCTTGAACAGTTTTTGGAAAGGCAATGCGCGATGA